A segment of the Triticum urartu cultivar G1812 chromosome 1, Tu2.1, whole genome shotgun sequence genome:
CATCTGACGACCCTCCGACGATGGATCCAGGCGTCCTGAGGGATCTCGAACGGCCACACCCTCCCCCACGTGGCTCCATCTCGCCACAAGATCGCTGGCTAGGCATCAACGACCTCTAGAAAGAGACGACGAGGCCCCCGCTACGTGTCTACCTACAGTTCCTCTCACCCTCTCCGTGCAGTGCACCCTGGGCGGCCGTGCAGTTCATCAACACGGTACGTGCAGCTCCCTGACACCGGTGAGAGCAAACCCCACCCCTATACATAACGGTCATGCAGTACGCTCGTCGTGGCCGTGCAGTTCGCCGGTGACTCCCGATGGAAGAGCAGCGACACCACCCCTCCACAGCGGCGGCATCATGGCCACATGCCTGAGCTCGGATTCAGAGCTCGGATCTGTGGCCGTGCACTTTGGAGTTTTTACCCATTCCAGATATGTAGTGTAGTTTGGAGTTTTCTGTGTGTTAAGAAACTTCAGAAATTAAATTCTGACTAAGTTTCTCGAGTGCAAGTAATGTTATTACATTCAGCTTTGGTTATGCATTGGCAGTGCAGTTTATAGCTCATGGTGCTTCAGTGCTGAATTGGGCGTAGTGGACGGcaatgtatgtgtgtgtgagtGTGTACCTATATGCCTGTATGGTGTCATTTTTTATAGATTTTTCTCCGTCGCAGACATGTATGCCTGTATGTAATGCGCAGAGTACCAGGTCAACGGCAGATGTAGCCCATGCAGTTCGTATGGTTGTGTGCTGCAGTGAAAATATTTTTCTACTGCCTAATTTTTTTGTATGATTTTTTATCGAAGAGGTTCACTTTTGTCCCACGAAGAGGTTTTCTTTTATCGGTGCAGTGCACTACTCCCATGGTTCAGAGCAGACGGCAAtgatgtaaaaaaacatgcaacTCACTTCATTCAACATCGACGTTCACTTTGGATATATGTCGTGGTTCCCTTCCATCATTTCTGCGGTCCTTCTCAATCACAAAAACGTTAGAAAAAAAGACAACAAAAACTCGAAGAAAATTTACGTCCAACAAAAGGAATTATGCAGCTCGCTTGCCCAtccgatgcagtgcggttttcatCTGAAGCAGTGCGGTAGGCCGTGTGAAGTTGTTCATCCAATAAGTGCAAAAAACTTGTTATGGAAAGCGAAAAAAATAATGTGGTTCACTTCTTGATAGTGTTGTGGTTCATTTACACCCGACGTGAAGTGCACTCTACTTTCTCGTCCTTGAAAAAATTACGTTCGAATAAAAGAAACCATGCAGTTTTGTTGCCCGtctgatgcagtgcggttttccgtccgatgcagtgcggttttcagtcGGATGAAGTACCCACGTCGATTTGGTTGTCGCGAAAAACAGTGTCCGCATTTTGGTAAATTTAAAACTGCTATTAAATCGTAaggaattagagagagtgttctacatgaaaaaagTTGCGCctcgtcgatatctttccaacggcaTATCATTTGAATCATTTCAACGACCGGTTTGTAAAAATTTCACGAAAAACGGCTGCTGCCACTTGTCGTCTGCCACatgattttcaaaattaacttaaaactATAAGGAATCTTAAAACTATTTCTACATGTGAAAGTTGCGCcttgtccatagctttccaacgacatattacacgcctcgtttcgacaaacagttaaaaaactagagcaaaaacagtaccgaaaattgaaattttttcaaaagaacagaattccgcgatttagtaaatttgaaactgctcttaaaccgtaaggaattagagaaagaaatagatatgaaaaagatgcgcctcgacgatatctatccaatggtgtatcatttgcttcattccgacaagcggtttagaaaaaaaatgtgaaaaaacgctcgctgccactcgtTGTGGGCTGCCCCATTTTCAAATCTGCTCTTAAACCGTGAggaatctcgaaaagtgttcaacatggaGAAGTTGTGCCTAATCCATAGCTTTTCAATGATATATTACACGCCTCGTTCCGACAAACGGTTAAAAAACTAGAGAGAAAACAGTACCAGAAAAAACACCGCGTGCAGTTTTTTGCCACGGGAAGTTCACTCGCCTCAGTACTGCAGCACACTTAGTTCAAACAATGACGTGCACTTGCGTTGAGCGTGCAgtgcggaagtgttatcagaatagttattctgataatattatcagaatagaccggccatatatatatattagagcgtagattcactcattttgttctgTAAGTAGTTTATATTAAAATCTCTAAAACGACatatatttagaaacagaggaGTAGAGAAGTTCTGCGAAGAAAAGAAAATCTGTAACATCACACACCGACCTATTCCTTTCTCTAAGTGCCAAAGAAGGCAACATACAACCACTAACACTAGTACTGCGCTTTCCCCTGGTCCTGGTTTCACACGTATCCAGAGCGTCCAGTTAATTCCATAAGTCTACGTGCACAGTTCATGCACGATTGATCTCGAGCTACCAGGCCATGCACGATTGCGCCCTATAAATACGGCAGCTCTAGAACACTCACAGACCAGCCAAGTATACCTGAACCGAGCTACCAGTCGGCAAGCATCTCGAAGATGGCTACCATCAAGCATTTGGCCATTGTCGTTCTTGTCCTCCTTAGCATAGGCACGAGCACCAACGCTCGAATCCTCCTGGGATACGGTCCTGGCGGAGGAGGCGGTGGTGGAGGCagcggtggaggtggtggtgcTGGCTATGGTGGATCAGGGTCTGGTTCTGGGTATGGCGAGGGTGTTGGAAGTGGAGGAGGTATTAGCGGTGGTGGATACGGCCATGGTGgtggcggtggaggcggtggagGTGAGGGTGGAGGCGCCGGTTCTGGGTATGGGTCTGGGGAGGGCTCTGACTACGGGAGCGGCGCCGGTGGGTACGGTGGCGGCAGTGGCGGAGGACGCGGTGGTGGCCAAGGTGGCGGTGGTGCAGGCTATGGGCATGGGTCCGGTGAGGGTTCTGGCTATGGCGGTGGTgctagtggtggtggtggcgggcacggaggtggtggcggtggcggaCAAGGTGGTGGGTCTGGCGGGGGCTCAGGCTACGGTTCCGGGTCTGGCAGTGGATATGGTGGAGGatatggaggcggcggcggaggtggtcAAGGTGGAGGCTCTGGCTATGGCTCTGGGTCTGGCTCTGGATACAGTtacggctccggcggtggctttGTAAATGGACACCACTGATCTCACTTCCATGGAAAACTCAAGTATTCAAGAGTATATAGTTAAAAAGTCTTCCCGTGAGTGACAGTGATGAGCTTGTTGTTCACTGATCTACTACTACTGAAGATGCAAGTTTGAGTGTATGTGATTAATATTGTACTTTGGTGGTGGTTGCTGCTTTACTTATTTGGCGAAGTCCAGTAAATAAGCGATCTTTACAAAGAGATCATCATACTCCTGTATGACTGTATCCATTAATTTCTACAACCCGGGTGATTGACAGATCATATAACATACAGTTCCTGAAGAAGGATCAGAGAAACCATTTGATGAACTTTGTTTCTGAATATATGTTCTGCACATTTTGCAGTTGCCACATACAATTTGTTTACACATGGTTTCAGCCTATAAACCAGCGTGCCTGGATACTGAAACCTCTTTTTTTGCCAGGCTTAATCTGGCACTTGTCAGCTCACTTTTGTGCAATTTAGAAGCTGGTTTAGTCTCACTAGCAGAAAAAGGGCCATTTCTCCCGATTCgtaaggcccatctgtcccggtttaggaaccgggactaaatggTCATTACTAAAGCCCTTGACCTTTAGTCTCGGTTCTTATaggaaccgggacagatgggccttcacgtggccgctgcggcgaacccaggcaggagggcctttggtccccattggtggcaccaaccgggacttaaaggcatccacgcgtcagctttTCAAGGGCTAggatttttgtttttttgaaagggggaTGGGGGATTTGGGGGGTTTTGTATGGTTAAttaaggtgtttcatatattgtgttaggtagctaattaattaatagagagaagtgtcctctcttatctccgtgcttggtcgacactacgtactatacgtatagagaggccctcgacacgctagctagtaagcaaatgaaggaaaccattaagtgcagaagttcgtcatgcatatcgagagaagtgatatcgacctctACTTCTCCGAGAGATTGCGCGAACAACAAtttttcgtatatctatccgacgctactggctacatatatacaatattaagatctcttacaatataatctccCCTAATTATATAAGAACTCAGCTTCAACATGATATTCACCGgctttattgatgacgtggtcaaaaaagaatcccgccaattcctcttgaattgctttcatGTGATCTTCTGGTAGGAATTCATTCCGCATCCGCCacgtctaatttgaagaagggggttaatacatatatatgaatgaaactcaacagaaatgatggtgtaataaaatgaaattgtgaatattattgcttacgcacatcaaattgtctttgagagtagccccgcttatttttgcaagtcgcgttgtagatgaactcgcacacgcagtatccacagtaatcatcccttattcctgccacaagcactttacgagaaatagaggtcaatcaaactgataatgaagcattataaatggCATTGATGAAAGTAGCTAGAATCAACGGGAGATGCGCGGAAGTAGCTAGCTACTAGTACTTGCTTTCGGTTATGTATATCGCAGCTCCTTTGGCAGTGCCGGAGCTTCTGTGGTGAACTTTTTCCAAACCCTGCAAGACAAAGATAATAATTATTACTTgagatatcaggaaatgaacaaaaagttgccgatatggtgcgataatgatcgattgaacttacttgttgagaattttagtcatgtccgcataggttttgggatcttttcgtctcgagtctaagacgattactagtccctgctcaagcttaatctccatgggaatatagtggaaactgcgcatgcatgcataactcatcaattaattacattactataacctcaagtaataagggaaaccgaatatgcacaagacaatAACACTCACTTGacgttgtaaggaaagagtattttatctttgttttgatttattaccaaagatttgagcaagttggcctcggcttcTTTGGCATTCTTTTTAACAACATattcatctatgagatttgtgttaatgaacccaatatcatatATTTCTGCTTCTCTGCactcgacgatcttcaatctgcataatataatgaggataattataaatacatgcaatgaaagagctgagctatatatagagacttaatgacaggAGTAGTACGAACATACAGTAGTAAGTGACAgttaatttatcgagggccttttgattaaaaaaactagaagaactcctcaaatggaatagacaacagatcaattc
Coding sequences within it:
- the LOC125527561 gene encoding glycine-rich cell wall structural protein 2-like, whose protein sequence is MATIKHLAIVVLVLLSIGTSTNARILLGYGPGGGGGGGGSGGGGGAGYGGSGSGSGYGEGVGSGGGISGGGYGHGGGGGGGGGEGGGAGSGYGSGEGSDYGSGAGGYGGGSGGGRGGGQGGGGAGYGHGSGEGSGYGGGASGGGGGHGGGGGGGQGGGSGGGSGYGSGSGSGYGGGYGGGGGGGQGGGSGYGSGSGSGYSYGSGGGFVNGHH